DNA from Coriobacteriaceae bacterium:
TCTGTATGCCCGTGTCGAGCCCAAATTGGCGCGAGCGGGCCTGGAGCTCAATTGCCAACAGCGCAACTCGTCCCCACGTCGTCTGCGCGATCGGTTTATCAACGAGCCGACTTCATCGCTCTTTGCGCTCAAGGCCTTTTGGGAGGGCTTTGACGCCAGCGGCGAGACACTGCGTTGCGTCATTATCCCCAAGCTGCCGTTCTCGAGCCCCACGGATCCTCTTTCGTGTGAGCGCAACCTGCGCGAGGACCGCGCCTGGGCGCGCTACTCACTGCCCGAGGCGGTACTCGAAGTCAAGCAGGCCGCCGGCCGTCTCATCCGCTCGTCGACTGATTGCGGCGTGCTCATCTTGGCAGATCCGCGCTTGGTGACAAAGGGCTACGGCAAGAAGTTCTTGACGTCGCTGCCCACGACTTCCTACCAGCGTATCGAGTCGGCGCAGATCGGTCATTATTTACAGCTGTGGCGTGCACGCCACGAGCGGCGCCGTTAAACCGGGCAGGTCAGGCTCTTCGCCATATCGCATAGACGCTTTGCCGAGGCGGGGTCATCCAGTATGCGGATGGCTCCGCCCGCTGCGATTACCTGACAGAACAGCCAGTGCTCTGACCCATAACGCACGGTCACCGTTGCCATGTCTGCCCCGTTTGGCTCAATCGACATGATGCCGGCCCAATCTAGGCGCTCCGCCATGTCGAGCGGCATGAGGAGTTTCGCGCTCTGCTCCGCCCGGGAAAGGGATTCGTGGAGGGACACGGAAGCGGGCGCGTGGTGCTCCACGGAATCGTCGGTGAGGGCAAGGTCCTCGATTTTGTCCATGCGGTAGGAGCGCTGCCCATCAACTTCGACATCCCAGGCAATCAGGTAGGTTTGATCGCCATGTGTCGTGATGCGCAAGGGGTCGATGAGGCGCTCGCGCGGCTGTGCGTCGTCCATCGAGCGGTAGGTGATGCGGCATCGAACGCCGTCTTGAATCGCGCAGTTCAGCTGTTGCCAGTGCGATCCTCGGGCAACGGTGTCGACGACGCGCTGGTTGTAGCCGAGCTCCTCGGGTAGGAGGGCATGCCGGATGCGCTCCGCTGCCCGAGAGTCGATCCCCATCGATTCGAGCTCGTGGTTGAGTACGGCGCCTTCGGCGGCACTCAGGCGCAAAGGTAGCACGCGCCCCGCATCGCCTGTCAGGATGATGCACTCGCCGTGGCGTTCGCAGATGATGCGTGCGCCCGACTCACGGTCGGCGAGGGTCGAGATGATATCGATAATTTCGTCGAGTGCCGCACCCGTGATATCAAAACGGCTGCAGATATCCCCTCGTGTCAT
Protein-coding regions in this window:
- a CDS encoding WYL domain-containing protein, yielding MPARKLTSEQRLSRAIDIMEALYAAGETGMTRGDICSRFDITGAALDEIIDIISTLADRESGARIICERHGECIILTGDAGRVLPLRLSAAEGAVLNHELESMGIDSRAAERIRHALLPEELGYNQRVVDTVARGSHWQQLNCAIQDGVRCRITYRSMDDAQPRERLIDPLRITTHGDQTYLIAWDVEVDGQRSYRMDKIEDLALTDDSVEHHAPASVSLHESLSRAEQSAKLLMPLDMAERLDWAGIMSIEPNGADMATVTVRYGSEHWLFCQVIAAGGAIRILDDPASAKRLCDMAKSLTCPV